From the Hyphomicrobiaceae bacterium genome, the window GGCAGCATGATGAGCGCCTGTTGACCGGCCTCAACGCAGCGCGCAACGGCTTCGAAATAGACCTCGGTCTTGCCTGAACCGGTCACGCCGTCGAGCAGGGTTGTCGAGAAGCATTGGCCATCGACGGCCGCACGCAAGGCTTCGACAGCGACCATTTGATCGTCGCTGAACTGTGTGACCTGATGCGCGGGATTTGGCCGTACGAAGCCGCGCTCGGGAATTGCAATGTCGACCAGATTGCCGGATTTGACCAAACCGTCGATCACGCCGGTCGAACAAAACGCGAGTTGAGCCAGCTCCGACTTGGCGCGGATCAGGCCATCGCCTGCAATTTCGAGAGCCCTGGCCCGCGCCTCGCTTAGGCGCGCGGGCGGCGGCGCGTTGTCGACCAGACGCACTCCGTAGCGAATTTTATCCGGCTCGAACGCCGATTGTGCGCTCATCATCATGCGCACAACCATGCCCAGAGGGGCGAGGGTGTACTTGGCGATCCATTCTGCAAACCGCAACGAAATGACTGGGAGCGGCGGAACGTCGAGGCCGCTTGTGATAGTCTTGAGTTTAGAGGGCGGGGCGGGTTTCTGGTCACCCACCGCAGCGTCCCACACGATGCCAATGCGGGTCTGTGAGCCAAACGGAACCAACACGAACATGCCCGGAGCAAGCTCCAGGCCGTCAGGCGCGAGGTAGTCGTAGGTTTGGTTCAGCGCTACCGGCAATAGCACCGGCACCAGGGGCCGGGTGCCAGTGTCGGGCGTGGGATCGAGACTGTCGAGAAGGCTATCCAATGGCTTTTCCGGAGGCGGCCGTTACTTCGATTGAGAGGGTTTAACCTAGCCCCGTCCATGAGGCGAGGCGAAGGCAACGGTGGGGGGTGCACAAAACGCATATCTAGGCTAAACCCGCTCTCCACGATGGACAGGTGTCACTGCGCCCGGGCCATATCAAACACCGCTGCCTGAAGGATCCAAGGGAATGAAGTTCTTCGTCGACACCGCAGACGTAGCCGAGATCAAGGAACTGGCCGCGACCGGTCTGCTTGACGGCGTGACGACGAACCCCTCGCTGGTCGCCAAGGCGGGTGGCGACTTCAAAGAGATCATCAAGGAGATCTGCGCCATCGTTCCCGGACCCGTGTCGGCGGAAGTTGCTGCGACCGATTATGAGGGGATGCTCAAGGAGGGGAAGGCGCTCGCCAAGATTGCCAAGAACGTAACGATCAAGGTGCCGCTGACGATGGATGGCTTGAAGGCTTGCAAGGCGCTCACCAGCGAAGGCACGATGGTCAACGTAACCTTGTGCTTTTCCGCCACGCAGGCTCTGCTCGCTGCCAAGGCCGGAGCGACGTTCGTGTCTCCGTTCATCGGACGGCTCGATGACATCGGGTTGGATGGCATGGAGTTAATCAAGGACATCCGCGTCATCTTCGACAACTACCCGGATCTGTCCACTGACATCCTGGCGGCCTCGATCCGCACCGTGAACCACGTGAAGGATGCAGCGCTTATCGGCGCCGATGTGGCGACCATTCCACCTGGAATTCTAAAGCAGCTGGTCAAACACCCGCTGACCGATAAAGGCATCGAGATCTTCCTCAACGATTGGAAGAAGACCGGGCAGAAGATCGTCTAGGCCCGGAGCCAAGGGCTGCAGCGTCCCTTGCGTTGCGCGCCGTTGCCCGCCCCTTGCGCCGGTGTGACGCAGCGGACGGACTGCATCTCGCACGCGAGCTTGCGGAGCACTTCTCTGCGTGCCGTGGCGCACTAGGAACCAGGGACCAGCATCATCCTCAAACGGCGCGGCAGTCGTCTTTAGAGACGTTATAAAACATCGCGATTGAATGGCGTTCGTGGCTGGCTATAACTGGAATCGACCGGATTGCGGTCCTAGCCACCGATTTCGAGGCCTTGAACCTCGAGGATTGGAGTACGACATGCCCGCTGAACTTCCCAGCGCTCCGTATCTGCGCGCTCGCAGCTCTCGCCCGATCAGGCGAATTTCTTGTCCCTCCTTCCATGCTTGAGGCCCGCCACAGCCAACGATCGTTGGTTTGTCGAGCAGACGTCATGTCCATTCGCATCTGATCTGGAGCTTCCCATGACCCACAAGACAGTTCTTTGCAGCACCCTCGCGCTCGGCGCTGCTTTCGTCTGTGGTGCGCTGACACCAGCCAACGCCGAAGAAGAGACCTATACGATAACGATCAGGGATCACCGCTTCGAGCCTGACACGCTTGCGCTCAAGGCTGGCGTCAAGACCCGCCTCGTGATCGAGAATGCGCAGAAGGAAGCGGCCGAATTCGAAAGCGGCGAACTCAATCGCGAAAAGGTCATTCCTCCTGGCGCCCAGGTCTCCGTCTCGGTCGGCCCGCTGGCGCCCGGCAGCTACGCTTTCTTCGACGATTTCCATCAAGAAACCACCGGCAAAGTCGTGGTGAAGTAAGGCAAGGGTCATTTCATGCTTGCAACCGCGATCATCGTCTTTCGCGAGGCCTTCGAGGCTGCTCTCGTTATCGGTATCGTCATGGCGGCATGCCGGATGGTGCAGGGCCGCTCGCTATGGATCGGCGCTGGCATCGCAGCCGGCATCGTAGGGTCTTGCCTGGTTGCACTTGCCGCACGCGCGATCACGGAAGCTGCCGAAGGCATGGGCCAGGAGCTTCTCAACGCCTCGATCCTGCTACTCGCGGCCGCCATGCTGGCTTGGCATGCGATCTGGATGAGCAAGCACGGCAAAGACCTCGCCCGCCACGTCAAGGAAGTCAGCGCCTCGGTCGCCGACGGCCGCAAGTCGCTTCTCGCAATCGCGATCGTCGTTGGATTGGCCGTGCTGCGGGAGGGATCCGAAACCGTACTGTTTCTGGCTGGTCT encodes:
- a CDS encoding cupredoxin domain-containing protein is translated as MTHKTVLCSTLALGAAFVCGALTPANAEEETYTITIRDHRFEPDTLALKAGVKTRLVIENAQKEAAEFESGELNREKVIPPGAQVSVSVGPLAPGSYAFFDDFHQETTGKVVVK
- the fsa gene encoding fructose-6-phosphate aldolase; protein product: MKFFVDTADVAEIKELAATGLLDGVTTNPSLVAKAGGDFKEIIKEICAIVPGPVSAEVAATDYEGMLKEGKALAKIAKNVTIKVPLTMDGLKACKALTSEGTMVNVTLCFSATQALLAAKAGATFVSPFIGRLDDIGLDGMELIKDIRVIFDNYPDLSTDILAASIRTVNHVKDAALIGADVATIPPGILKQLVKHPLTDKGIEIFLNDWKKTGQKIV